A section of the Oryza sativa Japonica Group chromosome 1, ASM3414082v1 genome encodes:
- the LOC4324863 gene encoding pentatricopeptide repeat-containing protein At2g36240: MAASRRLARKLPSLISKHQRLISPEIDVEQAAESPASSSSIPLDPSLPILPLAVSHLSPPSPLPALPSVHASTPAALLRILRRARHHPRLAALDLHLLLAAASDSPAFRPDHRLTSLLASRLAESRRLPSLRRLLELVLFRPCPCTDDSIFACPELLPTFRKAILAFAASGDIPAASDALASLRRAADSPLPAEFYNIILHALARLRRHEDTVRFYGEMTSTHRVHPDVYTFNILINSSCRAEGVDAAMRWFQEMRRWSCSPTGVSFNTLMRGFFREGRCKEGIKVAREMLQLGFGLSVASMEIMINGLCRGGEPLKAAEVFIEFLVDGVVPEGFDCLDLVESLCRVRNVEKAVEVVELILERNWVSCLGVPAGVTVLECLMKEGKLDKACQMMGRMVAAEIVPDTISCNYIFEALCEAGRTVDANRLRLQAKEKGFQADGFTYSIIVQGFGRQGIRKEGEAVLDEMLDAGYVPNIATYNRLLDGLHMGRSMQLQQKCSRHRNAAN; encoded by the coding sequence atggccgcctcccgccgcctcgcgcgaAAGCTCCCGTCTCTCATCTCCAAGCACCAGCGCCTCATCTCGCCGGAGATCGATGTCGAGCAAGCCGCCGAGAgccccgcgtcgtcgtcgtccatcccGCTCGACCCCTCCCTGCCCATTCTCCCGCTCGCCGTCTCCCACCTCTCGCCGCCGAGCCCTCTCCCGGCGCTCCCCTCGGTGCACGCGTCCACCCCGGCCGCGCTCCTCCGCAtcctccgccgcgcgcggcaCCACCCGCGCCTGGCGGCGCtcgacctccacctcctcctcgcggccGCGTCCGACTCCCCGGCCTTCCGCCCCGACCACCGCCTCACGTCACTGCTCGCCTCCCGCCTCGcggaatcccgccgcctcccctcgctccgccgcctcctcgagcTCGTCCTCTTCCGCCCCTGCCCCTGCACCGACGACTCCATCTTCGCCTGCCCCGAGCTCCTCCCCACATTCCGCAAGGCCatcctcgccttcgccgcctccgGCGACATCCCCGCCGCGTCTGACGCCCTCGCgtccctccgccgcgccgctgaTTCACCTCTCCCCGCCGAATTCTACAACATCATCCTCCACGCActcgcccgcctccgccgccacgaaGACACCGTCCGCTTCTACGGCGAGATGACCTCCACCCACCGCGTCCATCCGGATGTCTACACCTTCAACATTCTCATCAACAGCTCCTGCCGCGCTGAAGGCGTTGATGCTGCGATGCGCTGGTTTCAGGAGATGCGACGTTGGAGCTGTTCACCGACTGGTGTGAGTTTCAATACTCTGATGCGTGGGTTCTTCAGAGAAGGAAGGTGCAAGGAGGGCATTAAGGTTGCACGCGAGATGCTTCAGCTTGGATTTGGGCTATCGGTTGCATCCATGGAGATCATGATCAATGGGTTGTGCCGTGGTGGGGAGCCTCTGAAGGCGGCCGAGGTTTTCATCGAGTTTTTGGTCGATGGAGTGGTGCCGGAAGGgtttgattgcttggatctggTTGAGTCTCTGTGCCGTGTTCGGAATGTGGAGAAAGCAGTGGAAGTGGTGGAGTTGATACTGGAAAGGAATTGGGTATCCTGCTTGGGTGTCCCTGCTGGTGTAACGGTTTTGGAGTGCCTGATGAAGGAGGGGAAGCTGGACAAAGCATGCCAGATGATGGGGAGGATGGTTGCTGCGGAGATAGTTCCGGATACCATTTCTTGTAACTATATTTTTGAGGCGCTCTGTGAAGCTGGGAGGACAGTGGACGCAAACAGGCTGAGGCTGCAGGCTAAAGAGAAAGGTTTTCAGGCTGATGGCTTTACATACAGCATCATTGTGCAGGGCTTTGGGAGGCAGGGAATAAGGAAAGAGGGGGAGGCTGTATTGGATGAAATGCTGGATGCAGGATATGTACCAAACATTGCGACTTACAATAGGCTGCTTGATGGCTTACACATGGGGAGATCTATGCAATTACAACAAAAATGTTCAAGGCATAGGAATGCAGCAAACTGA